From Clostridia bacterium:
ACTAAAACTTCCAGACTGGCATATCATATCAGTTATTTACTGTACGGATTTAGTCAGAAAGCAGTCCCAATTACTTTTCTTAATTTCTATATAGGCTTTTTCAGCCGATTGGCTATTGTCAAATATACCGAACACAGATGGCCCGCTGCCACTCATCATACTCCCCAATGCCCCCAGTGCCAACAGTGCTTCCTTTATCCTCTGAATTACGGTATATTTAGGGATAGTGACAGTTTCCAGTACATTTACCATATTAGCCGCCAGATAATGCTTATCATGGTTTTTTATGCTATTTATAAGTAGTTCAGTATCAGGCCTCTGACTTATAGTATCCAGCCTGAGATTTTTATACACCCATGGTGTAGATACTCCTATCTTAGGCTTTACAAGCACAATATGTGTTTCCTGTAGAGCGGGCAGCTCCGTCAATACTTCTCCGATACCTTCAGCCAGCATCGTTCCCCCTTTTATACAATAAGGAACATCCGCTCCTATCTGTTTCCCCAATAGCATCATTTCCGCTTCGTTAATACCAAGATCAAATATTTTGTTAATTCCCTTTATCACAGAAGCCGCATCAGAACTTCCTCCGGCTAGCCCTGCTGCAACAGGAATATTTTTGTTAATTCTTATCTTTATTCCACCCTTTATGTTATAATTATCTACAAGCAATTGGGCAGCCTTATAGGCTATATTATCACAGTTTTCCGGAACCCATGGGCAGCCGCACTCTATACTGATCCCATGATCCGTCTGCTCAATAAATATATCATCATACAAATCTATTGTCTGCATTATCATTTTTACTTCGTGATATCCATCAGGCCTCTTTCCTACAACATCAAGAGATAAGTTTATCTTAGCCCTGGCCTTTAATTGAATCATTTGCATAACTATACTCCCCTAATTAGTTACGTATATTATATACAAAAAACATAATACTTTCAACAAAAAGTGCCTGAAATCTAAATTTCAGGCACTAAAATCCCACTTATTATTAATTTTTAGTACATTGTGCAAAATATTATCTTAATCATTTACCGGTTTATATCCTTCTTTTAGGAATAACCAATTGCTGTCCGGGATATAGGATTTCTCTGTCATTTATATTGTTTGCTCCCCTTATTTCTTCTACCGTTGTATAATACTTCTTTGCAATGTTCCAGAAAGAGTCTCCGGGCTTTACAAAATAAATAGTAATACTTGGCTGGTTTTCGATTAACCTTTCGTCTACAGGCAATTCATTCACTTTTACTACTAATGGTATTTCATTATGACTGACGACTTTCGTATTTATACTCATAACCAGTCTGATTTCAACTTCATTGCTTGAAACCATACTGTAATTACAGTGCTCAACATCCAGGCCCACATCGCACGCCATATCCTGATTTATACCTTTTACATCCATAGTGTGCTTAAAAGGTACTTCCTGGTTACTGCAATATACAGGCTGTTCTTCACTATTAGCCAGATAAAGTATATTGTTGTCCACAACACCTTCTACAACTATCTTATCATCCAGAACTTTTACTTCAGATACAGAAGGTTTACTCAAGACATTAAATACCTCTGATATTTCCGGGCTTCCTTCCTGCATGGAAATAGTATCCTTAAGAATTATCTGTCCCTTATTCTCTGCTACAGTTTCTTCTACTCTAAAAGGCTCCTTGTCAAGATTAAGCCTTATCTGACGGCTGTAAGCGTCATCAACCATTTCAATATTCTTCTTGTTGAATCCTGACGCAGTAACCTTTAATTTCACTTCCCCGGTTAGTATCCTTAACTCGCCGTCACTATCTTCTGCTGGTTCAAATCTGGCATCAGTAATTCGGAAATCTACATCACAGGTCGAGTAGTCGTTAGCTCCTGTCAGATCGACTAACTGCGTGAATGGTAATTCGTGCTCCATATACTGGATACTGTTATTCTCATCATCCCCTGTATAAAGCGTAGATACCAGAAGCTCTCCTTTGGTGATAATCTTATTATCACTTACCTTGTAGTCTTTACCTATAATTTTAATATCATTTCTTAAAACTTCCCGTATAGTCGGTTTTCCTGCCGGTACTTCCATACTCTCTTGCAGGGAAAACTCCTCTGTACTTTCACCTAATGAGCTGTTTACTCTCACATTGCTTTTTAATATCTGGACTTCATCACTATCTCCAAAGCCGCTTATAACACTCTTTTCAATTTCATCAGTTACTTTTCCCGTTACTTTAACAATGGCTTTTACATTTATTTTACGCCCATTTAAAATCTCATAATCTATATGTTCTAATTCACACTTTACCCTACCGCTCATTCCAGATCTGGCACTAGGAATATCAAGGCTGCACATAAAGCTGGTATTGGTATTTATGCTTTTAATACTCCTGTCTTCATCATCGGACACATAGAGTATCTTGTACTGAATTGCCCCATTAACCAGTACCCTGTCCTGTGAAATGTCAGAGTTGTATGAATAAATGTCTCCGTCTAAGAGTAGTATCCGGTCGACATCCGGCTTAACATCGGGTACGATTATATCATTTTCAACAACAGTCTGTGTTGAATCTTCACCAATTACCTGATTAATTCTTATAGAGTCCCTGATAAGTTCAAGCGACATTTTACAATCCTCCCCCTGCTTTATATATGAAACGCACTTCATGCGCGGCTTCGCCTTCTTTTGAAGACGCTGGCTACGAACTATGGAACGGGCTTTCCTTCTCTTTGTCCCATTGCCTATCGCCTATCACCTATTGCCTGCGACTATATTGTAGTATATATATATTGACAAGGTCAGGGAAATATGACTAACTTAAACCCGTAAAATTATTATGAGTAAAAACACTGCATATGCTTTTTACTTATTGCCAAACAAAGAGAGTTAATAGTATATGGTTTCAGAAAAATTAAAAAGCCAGGTAATCACCTGACTTTTTAACCAACCTTTTAGAAAAGGGGTCTAACTGGTTTCATTTTGTATAATAAGTTAATCTTACTTTGTCCATTGGCGCAATCTTCTACCCTAACACTATCAGCTAACCTGTATCCTTTTATTATCCTTGCATACAACAAGTTCAACAGCTTTTGTCAGTATGTCAGTATAGCTATAAGATACTCTTCTAGTTGCTTCATAATCGTTTTCAAACTTTACTATGAAGATGCTGGGATAGGTGTTTTCAAGGACTCCTTCTCTAATAAATGCCTTTTTCCTACCTTTATTGGCTTTTAGTTGAACTTTTTGACCAATGCAGGTTTCTATGTCTTTCCTTATTTGGGTCAGGTCATTCTTTCCTATCATTGAATCACCTCATCTTCTGTTTGCAAGTATTATATCACAAACTTTAGTGCTTGTCAAAAAAATTTAAATATTATAACAGGGGAAATTAAATTATGTCAAGTATTATTTTTGAAATACTAATTATTGTACGGTTCCAAAGGAAATCCATTCCTATATTTCCCGCGCGTTTCTATCCCACCTATCCCTTCTGCTCCTGTTATCGTATTGCTGATAACATCAGACGGTTTAAGCACTTTATCTATGCCTGAAAGTGCCACCTTCTGACAGATAAATACCGGATCAAGTGCGTGTATAAGTACTCTGTAAGGTGCACTGGCATAGTTTGCACCGGCTTTTAGTATAGCATTGTACATTGACTGGCACGCTCCTGCAAAAATAACCAGACTGTCAAAATCAGGCTCATACCTCCTCGCTTCTCTAACTGCTTCAATGTAATACTTTGAATTCCTATAGTTATCTATGTTGGAATAGTTGTTATCTCCCTTAATAACACTATCATGGCCTGTTAAGACAAGGATATCCGGTCTATGCCTCCTAAGGAGGTCATAAATTTTTCCCGGCTGCTCACTTTCAGGTATAAACTCTCCTATAACATCCAAACCAAATTTTCTATATTGATTTAAACAATTCTCTAAATAATCATTATCTCCATCAACGTGTAGTATCTTACCCGACCTGGAAAATTTCCGGGCATTGTCTGTCGGAGTGTTTCTATAATATAATTTTTTTGAGCCACCTCTATATCTTGCCATATGGTTTGATGTTTGAATTTCCCTGCATTTCCTGCTTACAATCGAATTAATCCTCGAGTTATACTCTGTTACATTTTTATCATCCAATACGATCAGATCTGACTCAGGGGCATCTGCTTCAATTCTATAACTGATACCTTTAAGTATGATCACCCTTTCCCCGTTTAGCTCCCTGATATCGGTAACTTTGAAATAGACATCGCCGCCATAGGATTTCCTAGCTACAATATCTCCGACTTTCAAATCCCCCATCCTGTCACCTTCCTTCATTCAATATTTCGTCTGCTACATAATATGTCTGAAAGACCTGTAATGTGAGAAAATGAGTATTGATTAACAGCAATGCTAAACGTTATAATAACATTTAGAGCGTAATTCTTTACGCGGCATAAGGTTGCAGGTAAACGGAAAGAGATGATAACAGCGCATTCAGCTGCGCTTGAAAGGAAGTATGTATTATGCTTACTGATATTGAAATCGCTCAGGGTTGCAAAATGAAACCGATAGCAGAAATCGCTGGAGGTTTGGGAATACAGCCTGACGAACTGGAGTTATATGGTAAATACAAGGCTAAACTTACAGATGATTTATGGAAAAGAATAGAAGGCAATAAAGATGGAAAGCTTGTTTTAGTAACCGCTATAAATCCAACACCTGCCGGTGAGGGAAAAACTACCACTACAGTAGGTTTGGGACAGGCAATGGCAAGGATAGGTAAAAAGGCCATTATAGCACTTAGAGAGCCTTCCTTGGGTCCTGTTATGGGTGTCAAGGGCGGAGCAGCAGGAGGCGGATACTCACAGGTTGTTCCTATGGAAGATATAAACCTTCATTTTACCGGTGACATGCATGCTATAACGACAGCAAACAACCTGTTGTCAGCAGCGATAGATAATCATATCCAACAGGGAAATTGTCTGGGTATCGACCCTAGGCAGATTATTTGGAAAAGAGCTATGGACATGAATGACAGATCACTGAGAAATATAATCGTCGGTCTAGGGGGTAAAGCTAACGGTACCCCGAGGGAAGATGGTTTTAACATAACTGTGGCATCTGAGGTAATGGCTATATTATGTCTCGCTTCTGACCTAATGGACTTAAAAAAGCGCCTCGGCAATATAATTATAGGATATAGCTATGGTGGAAGCGCAGTTACCGCCAAAGACCTTAATGTAGACGGTGCAATGACTCTGCTGCTTAAAGACGCTATAAAACCAAATCTGGTTCAAACGCTGGAAAATACACCAGCTCTAATGCATGGTGGGCCTTTCGCCAATATTGCTCATGGGTGTAATAGTGTAGCCGCTACCAAACTGGCATTGAAGCTGGCCGATTATGTAATAACAGAAGCAGGGTTCGGGGCTGATCTTGGTGCAGAAAAATTCTTTGATATAAAATGCAGATACGCAAACCTCAAGCCTGATGCAGTAGTTCTTGTAGCAACTATCAGAGCTTTGAAATACAATGGAGGCCTAAAGAAGGAAGATTTGAAGAAAGAAAACCTTGATGCTTTGAAGAAGGGCTTCGTAAATTTGGAAAAACATGTAGAAAACCTGAGAAAGTTCGGTGTACCGCTTGTAGTTGCAATAAATCATTTCGATACAGATTCGGAAGAGGAAGTAGAATACATAAAAAGCAGATGCAATAGCATGAATGTAGAAGTAGCTTTCTCCCAGGTTTTTGCAAAAGGCGGTAATGGCGGTATGGAATTGGCTGAGAAGCTTGTGAATATTATTGACACCACTGCCTCAGACTTCAAGCCCCTTTATGATGTCAATCTTTCTATAAGAGAAAAAATAGAGATAATTACCAGGGAAATATACGGTGGCAGGGGCGTAGTATTAACCGCATCGGCTGAAAAAGCTATTAGGAAAATTGAAGAGATGGGTATGGACAAACTGCCTGTCTGTATGGCAAAAACCCAATACTCATTATCTGATAATGCATCACTCTTAGGACGGCCGGAAGGTTTTGATGTTACGGTCAGAGAGGTAAGACTATCGGCAGGTGCAGGATTTATAGTAGCCCTGACAGGGGAAATAATGACCATGCCGGGTTTACCGAAAATTCCTGCTGCCGAAAAGATAAATATTGACGAAAATGGAGTAATTACAGGATTATTTTAGAGATTATGAGCAGAGAACCTTATCTTTTTGATAGAGGTTCTTTTTGTTTATAAGAGCCTAAAAAAAGCCACTCTTTTCCCGAAGAATATCTACTTACAAATGTATCCCGGTACTGATAACATATTACATATTACTTTAAATGGAGGCAATCCTATATGAAAAAATATATAATGACCAGGTTTGTTATTCTTCTGGCCTTTGTTATGCTTTTTACAGCCGGATGCTCACCTGCTAGCCCTGAAGAACCGGAATCAAGCTCAACAACTGTAGTGAGTACTGATAAAATCGAAGCAGCCGCACCTGCCATGGAACAAGAATCTGAAACTACACCCCCCTACTATCCAACTACAGAGTGGAAAAAATCATCACCGGAAACTCAGGGAATGGATTCTAACCAGCTGACAAAAGTATTTCATGATATCAAGAATAAGGAGCTTCCCTTACACAGCATCATTATTATACGGAATGGCTACATAGTTGCAGAGGCATACTTTGAACCATATACAATAAGTTCAAAACACAATTTATATTCCGTAACTAAAAGCCTTACGTCCACACTGGTTGGTATCGCTATAAATGAGGGCTATATTAAAGGAGTAAACCAAAAGGTCATTGATATTTTCCCTGATATAAAAATCGAGAAAAACGATTTAAACACAGAAAGCATCACCATAAAAGACTTACTCACCATGTCGGCGGGACATACTGAGGATTATGTCGGACATACGTATAGCAGCATGAACTGGCCTCAGGATTTTTTCAACCTGCCTTTCAGCTTCAGACCCGGAGAAAAGTTTTTATATGACAGCAGCGCTTCTCATTTACTGGCAGAAATAATATACAAAACAACCGGTAAGAAACCTGAAGAATATGCTAAAGAACATATATTTACTCCCCTGGGAATAACGGATTATAACTGGGAAATGCTTAATACAGGGATTAACACCGGAGGCTGGGGACTTCAGCTCAAGCCAAGAGATATGGCAAAGTTCGGTTACCTATTCTTAAAGAAAGGAAAATGGGAAGAAAAGCAGCTTGTGCCAGAAGAGTGGGTTAAAGAAGCTACCTCAAAACACATTGAGAGTTATTGGGGAGATAACAAGGGTGACAATTACGGGTATCAGTGGTGGATGAATCCCTACGGTGGATACAGAGCTGACGGCTATGCCGGCCAATACATAGTGGTTATGCCTGAGTACAATTTGATTACGGTTTTTACAGGAGAAATGAATAATGAAGAAAGAGCTGAACCCTTCAGATATATGAAGGAATATATTCTTCCGTCAGTAAAATCAGATATCCCCCTGAAAAAGAATGCGGCAGCAAATCGAGCTCTAGGTGAAGCAATAATGCGAGCAGAAGAACCTTGAGTTTATTCTTTGCAACTTTATGAAGATAAGCGGATTCTCCCGGTATTTCCAGTTCAGGAGAATCCGCTTTTTACATCAGCAGCTCATATTTATCCATAAATTTTTTATGATACTCTATTTCATCTACTACCTCCTGGAGTTTTGTTACATATATTTTTTCCGACCAGCTCCTCTTGCTGTTATAGTACTTGTTTACAACCCTCCAGAATTTTTGTGGAAATTGAAGCATAATCTTCATTACATACATTTCATCATCAGTTATTACCTCTGCAGTTCTGTAGCTATCTACTATCACTTTAGCTTCATAAATATCCCAGTTGCATTTTCTCATTTTTCTCCTAATTAAGTTAGCCAGGTCATATATCTTCAGCTCAAAACAGCAAAAGTCAAAGTTTATTAAGTAGTATTTATCAGAGCTGTAAATAATGTTATGGTGTGTAAAATCATGATGGCATAACAATCCTTCGCTTTTTGTAGCCGCTACCAGTTCATCATATTTTGATAAGCTTATCATTTGTATAGCCTGCTCTCCGAGTGTATTAAAATAGTTAAAATAATCAAGGAACATGTAGTCAAATTTGCTTCTGCCTTTTCTTGCCACCTTTCTAAGCTTTTTTATCTCATCTAGTCTTTTTCCGAAGTATGAGGGGAGCTTTCCTAGTTCATCCCGGGTTTTACTCCCTTCCGGTGCTAAAAAACCTCTGGAGGCACTATGCAGGTTTGCAAGCAGTATTGAAGCGTTAATAATATCTTTTCTATTATCAAAACTGCATTCTACCCCTTCTATAAAATCACTGACAGTAAAGTTACTGCCGTCAACTTCTATATATGGAAGTCTATCTGTCGTACACAAATACCTATCTATATTTCTGAAACCTTTCACATATAAATGCTCTTTCACACCATGCGTAAATAATATCCTTTCCCCTGCCAAACTGTTTTTCCGCAGCAGCTTCTTTCCCCTCTGGGTATTTAAAATGAAAGCATCCTTGTGGGGAGTTATACTTTTTATGTCCAAGTCATACTTAGCGGCAATATCCTTATCTATATCCTGCATATTGACCTCCACTTGTGCAGCAAAACTGCTTAAGGCTAAGGTTGAGATTAAGCCTGTAAAGATATAAGCTGCCAATGTCCAGTATTGATTATTAAGTAATTCCACGCAACGCATTAATTTATTAATAACAACCCTAAAACCATATTATAGAAGCTGTTTCAAAATTGGTAAAATGCTAATAGTAATGAGTCGCTTGACTATCCACTATGTATTTGAACTTAATCTTAATCTCAACCTGCACATATTTGTGTGCATTATAAATATATGCCGCGAGTATTTTCCCTAGAAGAGCAAAATTGCAACGCAGATCTGCTCTTCTTACAATTAGTGCTAAGAAGCCTTTATTTGCAAACTCTCATCCGGAGCCCTTGATAACCGCTGCACAAAAAGATTTACACAACGAATAAACTGTATAAATAAAGTATGCGCTAAAGACAGATAATAGCGGAAGCAAAGGAAAAGCATACCTGTCAAAGGCCATGTATACACAATGTACAGCATTAAAATACAGTATTACGGATATTGGCAGGACGTACTTATGTATTTTGTTGAAGAGCAGTAGAGCAATCCCCAAAAATCCCAATAAAATAATGTAGTGGTGTGCCAATACGAAATACCGGCTTATACCAAAAAACTGTTTCCAGTAAAACGCACTATTCCAGAGATAGAAGGTTTTCCCTAATATAAACCACCTTATGTATCCAAAAAAGTCCCTGTTAAGTTCAGCTTTTATCCTATCTTTTGCAACACTGACTTCTATTCTATTCGTTTCATACGCATTTCTACCCAGTTTGTAATATACAATATTTTCAGGTGTTTGCTTATAATCGACATATGTGCCCTGGAGCATAGGATTACCGCTTGATGCCGCAAGCGGTATAAACTCTCCATATTCCCGGTAGTTTCTCAACCACCATGGCGACATTATTATTGAAAATACCGCCAACATCACCGCACCATACTTAATTATTTGAGTCACCTTCATTTTAAAGTTCACAAGCAGATAAAAGAAGAAGAGTATAGGATATAGTGCAACCGTAGGCCTGCATAGTGTTGCAGCTGTCCAGATCAATCCCAGAATAGTAACTTTCATGTATCCGGGCTCACTTAAAAACCTTAGTGATAGGTAAATTAACAGGCATAACAGCATGGTAAAAACTGTTTCCGTCAGCATATATCCGACAGTAATAATGTTAGGAATGTAAAATGCCATAAGAAGGGCAGCTATTAAGCCGGTTACCTTATTAAAATAAAATTTAGCCGTCAGATATACCAATATAATAGTTATACAGCTTAGGACAGCTTGAATAACTCTCACGATTTGCAGACTTGCTAACCCATATCCGAATATTTTGAATACAGATGCAAGAAACATCGGATACAATGGCATGATAAATACTGTGGGCTCATTATAATTGTGAAAGGTGAAAGTACCCCTTTCTGCAAGAACTATTGCACTTTTTATATAATTTATATCATCACTGCCCAGTGTCAGTAAATTTTTGTATCTGGCAATCAATACAAGCTTTATTACCAGAGATAATCCTACTAATATAGCAAGGATACAATTTGAATAATTTTTCTTAAACATAAAAAACCCCATATTCAGATATTAGATAGCTGAGCCAAAATAAGCCCATTTCTCTTTCTAAATAAAGGTTTTCTAAAAATAAAAAAAATATTCAAATTGTGGAAATATTTTAGTTGCCTACTATTCTCTTATCTAAACTATTAAGAAAGTATCCATTCATATATAATCTATATAAACGCTTACAAAAATTTTTATCAAAAAACAAAGGCCTTTTTTCTTCTTCCAAAATATCATTTATAAACTTAAATTTGCTGGTAGTAAGTGAATTATAATCTCTAACAGATATTTTTCCTTCTAATGTTTGTTCCTGACATATTTCAAGAAATTTCACTGTTTCCCTGATAAGTCTGTCCATCAGGTAATCCATTTTATCACTTCCTTTCATATGAATCTTACACACCAAAGCCAAGATTTTTATTGTTTTGTCTCCTGGGCTAACTAAAGAGGAACTTGAGAGAAATTGTTTACTGGTAACTTGGGAGTTAAAAAAAGGGCGCTGACAACCTCCCCCTTATATCTATTTATCTATTTTTAGTTATCAGCGCTGATTCATAAACTAAACTTTTAATCACCTATGTTTATGTTATTATAAATGAGAAAAATTGTCAATATATGGTATATTAAAATCATGTTATATTTCTATTACATTTTTCTACTAATTTCTATTCCATTATATACCATATTATTGCTGACTTATTATTTATTTTACATTTTTCGATTATATATAAAAGCAGGCTGAAGATGTTCAGCCTGCTTTTATTATTAATAAACTTTTATCACTATGCCTGTCCTGCAAGCTTTAATAGATTTTCCCATCTCTTGTCTACTTCAGTCTGGATTTCTTCAATCATGTATTCATTTCCAGCTTTGAAGAGGTGTTTGAATCTACCCTGAACCTTCAAGAAATCTTTAATAGGAAGCTTGTTCTTTGGTATATAGTTAACTATATACTTACCATCAATTACTTCGTATAATGGCCAGAAACAAGTTTCTACAGCCAGCTTGTTCAATTCCATCAAGTCAGGAGTATTGTACTGCCATCCTCTCGGACATGGAGCCAATACGTTCATAAATGCAGGTCCTTTTGTATATATAGCCTTTTCAGACTTTTCATATAGATCTTTCATGTTTCCAATTGCAGCTGTCTGGCAAACATATGGAAGATGGTGGTTAGCCATAACCTCTGTAAGGTCTTTTCTCCACTGCTGCTTACCTGGAATCTTCTTTCCTGCAGGTGATGTTGTTGTATCTGCATATTTAGGAGTTGCTGAGGATCTCTGTATACCAGTGTTCATGTATGCTCCATTGTCATAGCAAACATAAACCATGTCATGTCCTCTTTCCATTGCACCAGATAATGACTGCAAGCCTATATCATAAGTTCCGCCGTCACCACCGAAGGCTATAAATTTAGTTTCCCCTTCAAGCTTACCTCTCTTTTTCATCGCAACGTAAGCCGCTTCTGCTCCGGATACCGATGCAGCTGAGTTTTCAAAAGCGTTATGAATAAATGAATCCTTCCATGCAGTGTATGGATAAAGGAAAGTTGTAACTTCCAAACATCCTGTTGCACTTCCTATAACAGCATGGTCTTCAGGTTTTAATGCTCTTAATATCTGTCTGACAACTACAGGAGCACCACAACCTGCACACATTCTATGTCCACCGGTAAGTCTTTCCGGCTTTTTTGCAGCTTCCTTCAAATTATAAGCCATTAGTGCACCTCCTATTCTCTTACGCCCAGGTAGTTGTATACTGACTCAACCTTACCTGTGCTTGCGATTTTTAATAATTCATCATATACAAACTCAATGGTTTCTGTCTTAACGTCTCTTCCACCCAAACCATAGATATAGTTAACAACCTTAGGTCCGAATACACCCTTTGCGTAAAGGGCACTTGTTATTTCTGTAAATAATGGACCTGCAGCAGCATTGAAGCTGTCACACTTATCCATTACAGCTATTGCTTTAAACTTTGACAATGCAGCAACTATTTCATCTACAGGGAATGGTCTGAATACTCTTGGCTTAATTAAGCCTATCTTTTTACCCTGTGCTCTTAACTGATCAACAACGTATTTTGCAGTTCCTGCTGTTGAGTTCAGTATTACAGCAACTACTTCTGCATCTTCTGTCTTATACTCTTCAAACAGGCCGTATTTTCTTCCTGTCATTTTTTCAAACTCAGCTGATACTTCAAGAATAACTTTTTTAGCATTCATCATTGCCTGAGCCTGCTGTCTCTTATGCTCAAAGCAGTGTGTGAAGTGATCCAAAGGACCAACAGCTATAGGAGTTTCTTTATTCAAAAGATAATTTTCAGGCTTGTATTCTCCAACAAAAGCCTTAACCTTATCGTCTTCTACCAATTCAATATTTTCAACAGCATGGGAAGTGATAAAACCATCCTGGCATACCATAACAGGAAGCATTACATCAGGATGCTCACCGATTCTGTTTGCCATAAGCATATTGTCATATGCTTCCTGGTTGTTTTCACTGTATAACTGAATCCAACCTGAATCCCTTGCGCCCATTGAATCACTGTGGTCATTGTGTATATTCAGCGGACCTGAAAGAGTTCTGTTTACACATGCCATAACTATAGGTAATCTTGAGCATGCAGCGATATAAAGAATTTCCCACATAAGTGCAAGACCATTTGCTGATGTAGCAGTCATTGCTCTCGCACCTGCTGCCTGTGCACCTACACAAGCTGACATAGCACTATGTTCTGATTCTACTGCAACAAACTCTGTATCAACAGCACCATCTGCAACAAAAGTTGAGAAGTACTGGGGAACTTCAGTAGATGGAGTTATCGGGAAAGCCGCAACTACATCAGGATTTATCTGCTTCATGGCAACGGCCATAGCTTCGTTACCACTCATTCTTTCTCTAATAGCCATTTATTAATTCCCTCCTTAAAATTCATTTAAGCCCCCGGCATCTGTATCAATCCGGATTACTTGCTTTCTTCTATAAAATCAATAGCCTTGAATGGGCATGCCTTTACACATACTCCACAGCCTTTACAATGATCATAATCAAAACCTGTCATGGCACCTTCTTCATTAACTAAAATTGATGAATCAGGGCATACGGGGAAACATAACAGACATTGTTTGCATTTTTCCTGCAACCAAACAGGCTTCATTGAACGCCAGTCACCTGTCTTAAAAAGATGTGCATTACCAGCATAAGGTATTGTACCACCTTCGGTAATATCCTTCCAAGTTACATCAATAGAAACAGTTTTTAACTCCTTTTTGCAACTCATAACCCTT
This genomic window contains:
- a CDS encoding CotS family spore coat protein, which translates into the protein MQDIDKDIAAKYDLDIKSITPHKDAFILNTQRGKKLLRKNSLAGERILFTHGVKEHLYVKGFRNIDRYLCTTDRLPYIEVDGSNFTVSDFIEGVECSFDNRKDIINASILLANLHSASRGFLAPEGSKTRDELGKLPSYFGKRLDEIKKLRKVARKGRSKFDYMFLDYFNYFNTLGEQAIQMISLSKYDELVAATKSEGLLCHHDFTHHNIIYSSDKYYLINFDFCCFELKIYDLANLIRRKMRKCNWDIYEAKVIVDSYRTAEVITDDEMYVMKIMLQFPQKFWRVVNKYYNSKRSWSEKIYVTKLQEVVDEIEYHKKFMDKYELLM
- a CDS encoding glycosyltransferase family 39 protein, whose product is MFKKNYSNCILAILVGLSLVIKLVLIARYKNLLTLGSDDINYIKSAIVLAERGTFTFHNYNEPTVFIMPLYPMFLASVFKIFGYGLASLQIVRVIQAVLSCITIILVYLTAKFYFNKVTGLIAALLMAFYIPNIITVGYMLTETVFTMLLCLLIYLSLRFLSEPGYMKVTILGLIWTAATLCRPTVALYPILFFFYLLVNFKMKVTQIIKYGAVMLAVFSIIMSPWWLRNYREYGEFIPLAASSGNPMLQGTYVDYKQTPENIVYYKLGRNAYETNRIEVSVAKDRIKAELNRDFFGYIRWFILGKTFYLWNSAFYWKQFFGISRYFVLAHHYIILLGFLGIALLLFNKIHKYVLPISVILYFNAVHCVYMAFDRYAFPLLPLLSVFSAYFIYTVYSLCKSFCAAVIKGSG
- a CDS encoding thiamine pyrophosphate-dependent enzyme, translated to MAYNLKEAAKKPERLTGGHRMCAGCGAPVVVRQILRALKPEDHAVIGSATGCLEVTTFLYPYTAWKDSFIHNAFENSAASVSGAEAAYVAMKKRGKLEGETKFIAFGGDGGTYDIGLQSLSGAMERGHDMVYVCYDNGAYMNTGIQRSSATPKYADTTTSPAGKKIPGKQQWRKDLTEVMANHHLPYVCQTAAIGNMKDLYEKSEKAIYTKGPAFMNVLAPCPRGWQYNTPDLMELNKLAVETCFWPLYEVIDGKYIVNYIPKNKLPIKDFLKVQGRFKHLFKAGNEYMIEEIQTEVDKRWENLLKLAGQA
- the porA gene encoding pyruvate ferredoxin oxidoreductase, yielding MAIRERMSGNEAMAVAMKQINPDVVAAFPITPSTEVPQYFSTFVADGAVDTEFVAVESEHSAMSACVGAQAAGARAMTATSANGLALMWEILYIAACSRLPIVMACVNRTLSGPLNIHNDHSDSMGARDSGWIQLYSENNQEAYDNMLMANRIGEHPDVMLPVMVCQDGFITSHAVENIELVEDDKVKAFVGEYKPENYLLNKETPIAVGPLDHFTHCFEHKRQQAQAMMNAKKVILEVSAEFEKMTGRKYGLFEEYKTEDAEVVAVILNSTAGTAKYVVDQLRAQGKKIGLIKPRVFRPFPVDEIVAALSKFKAIAVMDKCDSFNAAAGPLFTEITSALYAKGVFGPKVVNYIYGLGGRDVKTETIEFVYDELLKIASTGKVESVYNYLGVRE
- a CDS encoding 4Fe-4S binding protein, whose amino-acid sequence is MSCKKELKTVSIDVTWKDITEGGTIPYAGNAHLFKTGDWRSMKPVWLQEKCKQCLLCFPVCPDSSILVNEEGAMTGFDYDHCKGCGVCVKACPFKAIDFIEESK